One segment of Fibrobacter sp. DNA contains the following:
- a CDS encoding PD-(D/E)XK nuclease family transposase, producing the protein MNRSEFFAMAKDVHEHPERLAEYRKIYRNVYPFSDGIFKMLMANESKPERTVKFLNAMLGLAGADAIGSFTLGVQENPGVLDDKTAIFDIYGTTEAGNPILIEVQQCHNKFFVDRLVYYTSRVISRTVKKSQTYRLPHVYVLSILTENQFLREQDTYLHHVGLNRNGRVPYDKLDIYLVELEKFFSIKDRTPTALRERSDRAEMLRVFRDVLEERDIPADRLKKLLDKDFVKDVSFTAFTDEILLNEVDGMTDLLYERQGAYAEGQDDLLKILVAAGKLTAAEAEHFSKMASENREKR; encoded by the coding sequence ATGAACCGCAGTGAATTTTTCGCCATGGCCAAGGACGTGCACGAGCATCCCGAACGCCTGGCGGAATACCGCAAGATCTACAGGAACGTCTACCCGTTCAGCGACGGAATCTTCAAGATGCTCATGGCCAACGAATCGAAGCCTGAACGGACGGTGAAGTTCCTGAACGCCATGCTCGGGCTCGCGGGTGCAGACGCAATCGGGTCGTTCACCCTGGGCGTCCAGGAGAACCCCGGCGTCCTGGACGACAAGACCGCCATTTTCGACATCTACGGCACGACGGAGGCGGGCAACCCCATCCTTATCGAGGTTCAGCAGTGCCACAACAAGTTCTTTGTTGACAGGCTCGTCTACTATACGTCGAGGGTGATTTCCCGCACGGTCAAGAAGTCGCAGACCTACAGGCTGCCGCACGTCTACGTGCTCTCTATCCTGACCGAAAACCAGTTCTTGCGGGAACAGGACACCTACCTGCACCATGTGGGGCTCAACAGGAACGGCCGAGTGCCCTATGACAAGCTGGATATCTACCTGGTGGAACTGGAAAAGTTCTTCTCTATCAAGGACCGCACCCCCACGGCGCTTCGCGAGCGGTCCGACAGGGCGGAAATGCTGCGCGTGTTTCGCGATGTCCTCGAGGAACGGGATATCCCTGCCGATAGGCTGAAAAAACTGCTTGACAAGGACTTTGTCAAGGATGTATCTTTTACGGCGTTCACCGACGAAATTCTTCTGAACGAGGTTGACGGTATGACCGATTTGCTTTACGAGCGGCAGGGCGCCTATGCGGAAGGCCAAGACGACCTTCTGAAGATCCTGGTTGCCGCAGGCAAGCTTACCGCGGCCGAAGCCGAGCATTTTTCCAAGATGGCCTCGGAAAACCGCGAAAAACGCTAG
- a CDS encoding sugar transferase, translated as MYARFLKRPLDFCCALAAILALSPLLLVLTVLGAVKMHGNPFFTQPRPGKGERIFRLVKFRTMTNERDAQGNLLPDDVRLNAYGKFLRSTSLDELPELFNILKGDMAVIGPRPQLVRDMVFMTAEQRRRHTVRQGLSGLAQVNGRNAVTWESKIAYDLQYIEKITLLGDIRIILTTLGKVFKRDGITEEGSDTATDLGDYLLASGKITREQYDRGQQEARRLIAEAS; from the coding sequence ATGTACGCCCGCTTCCTCAAACGACCCCTGGACTTCTGCTGCGCGCTGGCCGCGATTCTCGCCCTGAGCCCGCTGCTGCTCGTGCTCACCGTCCTCGGCGCCGTCAAGATGCATGGCAACCCCTTCTTCACGCAGCCCCGCCCGGGCAAGGGCGAAAGGATATTCAGGCTCGTCAAGTTCCGCACCATGACCAACGAGCGTGACGCGCAGGGGAACCTGCTCCCCGACGACGTGCGGCTGAACGCCTACGGCAAGTTCCTCCGCTCCACCAGCCTCGACGAACTGCCCGAACTCTTCAACATCCTCAAGGGCGACATGGCCGTAATCGGGCCAAGGCCCCAGCTCGTGCGCGACATGGTGTTCATGACGGCCGAACAGCGCAGGCGGCACACCGTGCGGCAGGGACTCAGCGGGCTTGCGCAGGTGAACGGGCGCAACGCCGTCACCTGGGAATCGAAAATCGCCTACGACCTGCAGTACATCGAGAAAATCACCCTCCTCGGCGACATCAGGATAATCCTCACCACTCTCGGCAAGGTGTTCAAGCGCGACGGTATCACCGAAGAAGGTTCCGACACCGCTACCGACCTCGGCGACTACCTGCTCGCAAGCGGCAAGATCACCCGCGAACAGTACGACCGCGGGCAACAGGAGGCCAGGCGCCTCATCGCGGAGGCGTCATGA